The following proteins are co-located in the Candidatus Nanosynbacter sp. HMT-352 genome:
- a CDS encoding ribonuclease HII, giving the protein MILGIDEVGRGAWAGPLVIGAVVLGGAEIEGLDDSKKLTKKRRELLDEEIREQASAWALGWVSAEELDEIGMSEALKLATRRAVKEIQAKCQKSGSKFDEIIIDGTVNFLAGTLLEKYVTIIAKADGLIPSVSAASIIAKVARDKFMAEQDNIYPGYDFSSHVGYGVAKHRAAIDNLGVTPLHRLSFAPLAKYANVEANSQNVSDDGKSKNQQKDTTRQIGDKGEQAAADWLVADGHEIIERNWRTRYCEIDIVSKKDNVLYFTEVKYRKNDNFGDGLAAITNKKQQQMRFAAEIFISKNAQYESCDMQMLAISVDGNPPVVEECVVLE; this is encoded by the coding sequence GTGATTCTGGGAATTGACGAAGTCGGGCGCGGCGCGTGGGCTGGACCGTTGGTGATTGGTGCGGTGGTTTTGGGCGGCGCTGAAATTGAAGGGCTTGATGATAGTAAAAAATTGACCAAAAAACGACGTGAATTGCTTGATGAGGAAATTCGCGAGCAAGCATCGGCTTGGGCGTTGGGTTGGGTTTCTGCTGAGGAGCTGGATGAAATAGGAATGAGCGAGGCGCTTAAGTTGGCTACGCGGCGCGCAGTCAAAGAAATTCAAGCGAAATGCCAGAAAAGCGGCTCGAAGTTTGATGAGATTATTATCGATGGGACGGTCAATTTTTTGGCGGGTACACTGCTAGAAAAGTACGTAACAATTATAGCGAAAGCCGATGGTCTGATTCCGAGTGTTTCGGCGGCGTCGATTATTGCTAAGGTGGCTCGTGATAAATTTATGGCAGAGCAGGATAATATTTATCCGGGATATGATTTTTCTTCACACGTTGGTTATGGAGTGGCGAAGCACCGAGCGGCTATTGATAATCTGGGCGTAACTCCGCTGCATCGGCTGAGTTTTGCGCCGTTGGCTAAATATGCTAATGTTGAGGCGAATTCGCAGAATGTATCTGATGACGGAAAATCTAAAAACCAGCAAAAAGACACGACGCGTCAAATTGGCGATAAAGGTGAGCAGGCGGCGGCGGATTGGTTGGTGGCTGATGGTCATGAGATCATAGAACGGAATTGGCGAACGCGATATTGCGAAATTGATATTGTTAGTAAAAAAGACAATGTTTTATATTTTACAGAGGTCAAATATCGGAAAAATGACAATTTCGGCGATGGCTTGGCGGCAATTACAAATAAAAAACAGCAACAAATGCGCTTTGCTGCTGAAATATTCATTTCTAAAAATGCGCAGTATGAAAGCTGTGATATGCAAATGCTGGCAATTTCTGTCGATGGAAATCCGCCCGTAGTTGAAGAGTGTGTGGTGTTGGAATAA
- a CDS encoding NAD(P)-dependent malic enzyme — MDYNKLALELHEKYKGKITTSLRDKEELNRDKLSAYYSPGVGAVSQAIAENPADLPKYTWTNNLVAVISDGSAILGLGNLGPKAAMPVMEGKALLFKHFADVDAVPIVLDVHEPEEIIATVKAIAPSFGAINLEDIAAPKCFEIEERLKAELDIPVFHDDQHGTAVVVLAGLINAAKLTGRNLADCKFVVIGAGAAGTAIIKLLNLYGAKNIVAVDSRGIVGKSRTDLNAEKTALLEYVDASQSGSIEDAITDADVFIGVSRAGLLTPELVKKMAKDPIVFALANPVPEIMPDVAKQAGVAIIGTGRSDFPNQVNNSLAFPGIFRGALDHGVKKITDQHKLAAAEALANLVENPTVDKVVPTAFDEGVVEAIANVIR; from the coding sequence ATGGATTACAATAAATTAGCACTCGAACTACACGAAAAATACAAAGGTAAAATTACGACCAGCCTCAGAGATAAAGAGGAGCTTAATCGCGACAAGCTTAGCGCTTATTACAGCCCTGGCGTCGGCGCAGTCAGTCAAGCAATTGCCGAAAATCCAGCCGATTTACCAAAATACACTTGGACAAACAATCTAGTCGCCGTAATCTCAGACGGCTCAGCAATTTTGGGCTTAGGCAATTTGGGACCAAAAGCCGCCATGCCAGTTATGGAAGGAAAAGCTTTGCTATTTAAGCATTTTGCCGATGTCGACGCAGTGCCAATTGTGTTAGACGTTCATGAACCAGAAGAAATCATTGCCACAGTTAAAGCCATCGCGCCAAGCTTCGGCGCTATCAACCTCGAAGATATCGCCGCACCAAAATGCTTTGAAATTGAAGAGCGATTAAAGGCAGAATTAGATATTCCAGTCTTCCACGACGACCAACACGGTACGGCTGTCGTTGTGTTGGCGGGCTTAATTAATGCCGCTAAATTGACAGGACGAAACCTAGCAGATTGCAAATTCGTAGTCATCGGCGCGGGCGCAGCTGGCACAGCAATCATCAAATTGTTAAACCTTTACGGAGCAAAAAACATCGTAGCGGTGGATAGCCGAGGAATTGTCGGAAAATCACGCACAGATTTGAACGCTGAAAAAACCGCGCTACTAGAATATGTCGATGCATCACAATCTGGCTCAATTGAAGACGCTATCACTGACGCAGACGTATTCATCGGCGTATCGCGCGCAGGACTTCTCACTCCAGAATTAGTCAAAAAAATGGCGAAAGATCCAATCGTATTCGCACTAGCAAATCCTGTTCCAGAAATTATGCCAGATGTCGCCAAACAAGCCGGTGTCGCAATCATCGGTACGGGTCGTAGCGACTTCCCAAATCAGGTCAACAACTCTCTGGCATTCCCTGGAATTTTCCGCGGCGCATTAGATCACGGAGTTAAGAAAATCACCGATCAGCACAAATTAGCGGCCGCCGAAGCGCTAGCTAACCTGGTCGAAAATCCAACCGTCGATAAAGTCGTCCCAACTGCATTTGATGAGGGTGTTGTTGAAGCTATTGCAAATGTCATTAGATAA
- the rplS gene encoding 50S ribosomal protein L19, with the protein MSFDLINKINQAQKKQAVVDARSGDTVRVYQKIKEGNKERIQMFEGVVIRTDNKKSHTSRITVRKIASGVGVEKSFLIHSPLIEKIEIVRRAKVRRKFLSFLRQRSGKSARLTAKNFDRAAVNDIHDAKAEAEAERLKEEAAQAAAAKQAEKDAAQAELDAKAAEVAARHKDA; encoded by the coding sequence ATGAGTTTTGATTTAATCAACAAAATCAACCAAGCACAAAAAAAGCAAGCAGTTGTCGATGCTCGCAGCGGTGACACAGTTCGCGTTTACCAGAAAATTAAGGAAGGCAACAAAGAGCGTATTCAGATGTTCGAGGGTGTTGTCATCCGCACCGACAATAAAAAATCACACACATCACGAATTACGGTTCGAAAGATTGCTTCAGGCGTTGGCGTTGAAAAGTCATTCTTGATACACAGTCCGCTAATTGAGAAGATCGAGATTGTTCGTCGCGCTAAGGTTCGTCGCAAGTTCTTGAGCTTCCTTCGCCAGCGTAGCGGTAAGTCAGCTCGCTTGACGGCTAAGAATTTCGATCGCGCTGCTGTTAATGACATTCATGACGCTAAGGCAGAAGCGGAAGCTGAACGCTTGAAGGAAGAGGCTGCTCAGGCTGCTGCTGCAAAACAAGCTGAAAAAGATGCCGCTCAGGCTGAACTTGACGCTAAGGCTGCCGAAGTTGCAGCTCGCCATAAAGACGCGTAA
- a CDS encoding M1 family metallopeptidase: MTKVPRLLDTFTPNHYNLTLDLTRAEEKEFSGTVIISGESTSESISLHSKGLTVQSATIDNQPADVSFGEFDELRLFQPELKSGNHIVCINFSGTITDAMHGLYPCYFTHDGVKKQLFATQFESHHAREVFPCVDEPAAKAEYDLTLVTRTGITVLGNMPVKSEEENGDSLTTTFEKTPRMSSYLLAFVIGELHKKSAHTKSGVEINVWATPAQNENTLDFALDIATRSIDFYDEYFGVKYPLPKSDHVALPDFSSGAMENWGLITYRESCLLADPELTPESSRRFIATVIAHELSHQWFGNLVTMNWWNDLWLNESFANMMEYVAIDALQPDWHMWEDFATNEVTTALRRDSLDGVQSVQADVNHPDEISTLFDPAIVYAKGGRLLVMVRKLIGEEAFRAGLKSYFEKFAYKNTVGNDLWQELESASGQPIVNLMNTWISQPGLPVISVSTSHNAAILSQERFFIGEHQPSDALWPIPLFANQPLDVKILDQKETTVSIEKPLQLNCGLSAHFVTKYDESTREYLLKNITELPTLDKICILQDATILARAGFENSASLLPLALSLKTETNEKVFGMAAGALTELRKFVDDNDTARDSLKKISGEFARATFEELGWDEKAGESDDDRERRTTALSLMIYSEDEEVLNEAKTRFDNNKLEDLPTEIRALIISTNVRHFETPEMIENLFATYKNTPSNDLQNDIAIGLTSTKNPETAEKILANIKDSNIIRPQDASRWFVYLIRTRESRQIAWNWLKENWAWVEGTFGEDKSYDDFIRYAATALLTTDELNDFQQFFEPMMDIPALTRAIKLGITEISARVELIKRDKEAVISAL, translated from the coding sequence ATGACTAAAGTTCCACGCCTACTCGACACATTCACACCAAATCATTACAACTTAACTCTCGATTTAACGCGCGCCGAGGAAAAAGAATTTTCTGGCACAGTTATCATTTCTGGCGAGTCCACCAGCGAATCAATTTCGCTACATTCCAAAGGCTTAACAGTTCAATCAGCCACAATCGACAATCAGCCCGCCGACGTTTCATTTGGTGAGTTTGACGAATTGAGATTATTTCAACCTGAACTTAAAAGCGGCAACCACATAGTTTGTATCAATTTTTCCGGAACCATCACCGACGCAATGCACGGCTTGTATCCTTGTTATTTTACTCACGACGGCGTTAAAAAACAGCTTTTCGCAACTCAATTTGAATCACACCACGCCCGCGAAGTTTTCCCTTGCGTTGACGAACCAGCCGCCAAAGCTGAATATGATTTGACACTGGTCACCCGAACAGGAATAACAGTTTTAGGAAATATGCCCGTAAAAAGCGAAGAAGAAAACGGCGATTCACTCACAACAACTTTCGAGAAAACCCCACGAATGAGCAGTTATCTTCTGGCTTTCGTCATCGGTGAATTGCACAAAAAATCTGCCCACACCAAATCTGGCGTCGAGATTAACGTCTGGGCAACGCCAGCTCAGAATGAAAATACCTTAGATTTTGCGCTAGACATCGCCACTCGTTCAATTGATTTTTATGATGAATATTTCGGCGTCAAATACCCATTGCCAAAATCCGACCACGTCGCTCTTCCCGATTTTTCCTCTGGCGCCATGGAAAACTGGGGTTTAATCACTTACCGAGAAAGTTGTTTGCTTGCGGACCCGGAATTGACTCCAGAATCATCCAGACGATTTATCGCGACTGTGATTGCGCACGAACTTAGCCATCAATGGTTTGGCAATCTCGTTACCATGAATTGGTGGAATGATTTATGGCTCAACGAAAGCTTTGCCAATATGATGGAATATGTAGCAATTGACGCGCTCCAGCCGGATTGGCATATGTGGGAAGATTTTGCCACGAATGAAGTAACGACCGCGCTCAGGCGCGACAGCTTGGACGGCGTTCAATCAGTTCAAGCCGACGTCAATCACCCAGATGAAATCAGCACTTTGTTCGACCCAGCAATCGTCTACGCCAAAGGCGGACGGCTGCTTGTTATGGTTAGAAAACTTATCGGTGAAGAAGCGTTTCGCGCTGGTCTTAAATCATATTTTGAAAAATTCGCGTATAAAAACACCGTCGGAAATGACTTATGGCAAGAATTGGAATCAGCGAGTGGTCAGCCAATCGTCAATCTAATGAACACTTGGATTTCCCAACCTGGCCTTCCTGTCATATCAGTTTCAACCAGTCACAACGCGGCGATTTTAAGTCAGGAACGATTCTTCATCGGCGAGCACCAACCATCCGACGCGTTATGGCCGATTCCATTATTCGCAAACCAACCGCTTGACGTAAAAATCTTGGATCAAAAAGAAACCACCGTTTCTATTGAAAAGCCATTGCAATTAAACTGCGGCTTAAGCGCCCACTTCGTCACCAAATATGACGAATCCACTCGCGAATATTTATTGAAAAACATTACAGAGTTGCCAACCCTGGATAAGATTTGCATCTTACAGGACGCGACAATACTCGCCCGCGCTGGATTTGAAAATTCGGCGTCACTACTTCCATTGGCATTGTCGCTAAAAACCGAAACCAACGAAAAAGTCTTCGGTATGGCGGCCGGCGCTTTGACGGAACTGCGAAAATTCGTCGATGACAATGACACCGCCAGAGATTCATTAAAGAAAATTTCTGGAGAATTTGCGCGCGCCACATTTGAGGAATTGGGCTGGGACGAAAAAGCTGGCGAATCGGACGACGACCGCGAACGACGCACCACGGCTTTGAGTTTGATGATATATAGCGAAGATGAAGAAGTTTTGAATGAGGCGAAAACGCGATTTGATAACAATAAACTGGAAGACTTACCGACAGAAATTCGAGCTTTAATTATCAGCACAAACGTAAGACATTTCGAGACGCCAGAGATGATTGAAAATCTCTTTGCCACGTATAAAAACACGCCGTCAAATGACCTGCAGAATGATATTGCAATTGGACTGACTTCCACCAAAAACCCTGAAACAGCAGAAAAAATTCTTGCCAATATTAAAGATTCCAATATTATCCGCCCACAAGACGCCAGCCGTTGGTTTGTGTATTTGATTCGCACCAGAGAAAGCCGCCAGATTGCTTGGAATTGGCTAAAGGAGAACTGGGCGTGGGTCGAAGGTACGTTTGGCGAAGATAAAAGTTACGACGATTTCATTCGCTATGCGGCCACAGCCCTACTGACAACCGACGAACTTAACGACTTTCAACAATTCTTTGAGCCGATGATGGATATTCCAGCCCTCACCAGAGCGATTAAGCTGGGAATTACCGAAATATCCGCGCGAGTTGAGCTGATTAAACGAGACAAAGAGGCGGTTATTTCCGCGTTGTAA